A genomic window from Streptomyces sp. WMMC940 includes:
- a CDS encoding SPW repeat protein has product MTTHQPSIEQHPDLAEMRARFERATASPRGQVTETLALLTGLYLAASPWIVGFNGLTTLAVTNLICGVAFALCLGGFGSAYERTHAMAWCAIVIGAFTIFSPWIVAGNVAVTGSVVSNVIVGIVALCLGVAMAGMTDRPGTLRPARTTGGQSRDLGPLS; this is encoded by the coding sequence ATGACCACACACCAACCGAGCATCGAGCAGCACCCTGATCTCGCAGAGATGCGCGCGCGCTTCGAACGCGCCACCGCGTCGCCGCGCGGCCAGGTGACAGAAACGCTGGCCCTCCTCACGGGCCTCTACCTCGCGGCGTCACCGTGGATCGTCGGTTTCAACGGCCTCACCACCCTGGCCGTCACCAACCTGATCTGCGGTGTCGCCTTCGCCCTGTGCCTGGGCGGGTTCGGCTCGGCCTACGAGCGGACCCACGCCATGGCGTGGTGCGCCATCGTGATCGGCGCCTTCACGATCTTCTCCCCGTGGATCGTCGCCGGGAACGTCGCCGTCACCGGCAGTGTCGTCAGCAACGTCATCGTCGGCATCGTGGCCCTCTGCCTCGGCGTGGCCATGGCCGGCATGACCGACCGCCCCGGCACGCTGCGTCCCGCTCGTACCACCGGAGGTCAGAGCCGCGACCTCGGCCCCCTGAGCTGA
- a CDS encoding class F sortase, translated as MNARQPLGSQTPPEPAPSRSLGQTLLWPVLAAALGGLLCYNSLGGQTANTPQARPASPAPAPVSPSKAAPVHPPLPRSVPTRIAIPAISVSAPFTVLTLNKAGQLNAPPPNDKNLVGWYGKGATPGEKGTSILAGHLDTMTGPAVFESLSALKPGNKIDITRQDRKVATFKVDSVETFSKAAFPSSRVYNDTPTAQLRLITCGGLYDKKTKDYKDNVVVFAHLDSVRNG; from the coding sequence ATGAACGCCAGGCAACCGCTCGGCTCGCAGACGCCCCCCGAGCCCGCGCCGTCCCGCTCCCTCGGCCAGACCCTCCTGTGGCCGGTGCTGGCGGCCGCTTTGGGCGGACTGCTCTGCTACAACTCGCTCGGCGGCCAGACGGCCAACACCCCTCAGGCTCGCCCCGCGTCACCCGCCCCCGCGCCCGTCAGCCCGTCGAAGGCCGCTCCCGTCCACCCTCCGCTACCGCGTTCCGTCCCGACGCGCATCGCCATCCCGGCCATCTCGGTCAGCGCCCCCTTCACGGTGCTGACCCTCAACAAGGCCGGGCAGTTGAACGCGCCGCCGCCCAACGACAAGAACCTGGTGGGCTGGTACGGGAAGGGCGCCACCCCGGGCGAGAAGGGCACGTCCATCCTCGCGGGTCACCTGGACACCATGACGGGGCCCGCGGTGTTCGAGTCGCTCAGCGCGCTCAAGCCCGGGAACAAGATCGACATCACCCGCCAGGACCGCAAGGTGGCCACCTTCAAGGTCGACTCTGTGGAGACCTTCAGCAAGGCCGCCTTCCCCAGTTCGCGGGTCTACAACGACACGCCGACCGCTCAGCTGCGCTTGATCACCTGCGGCGGTCTCTACGACAAGAAGACCAAGGACTACAAGGACAACGTCGTCGTGTTCGCCCATCTCGACTCCGTCAGGAACGGCTGA
- a CDS encoding DMT family transporter produces MQALLVPVGFALASALSNAVATVLQRQEALKVPSSSGFRPGLMLDLLRRPLWLAGIAAVLVAGVCQALALNTGPLAIVQPLFVLELPLALIVASLVMRSHLPPVGWGAVGLVVVGLGIALAAASPTGNRTQVPLDRWLPALALCGGAVVTLSVVALRRPVGRTRAALLGTATAISYSLTAALMKSATHILEDEGAAAFFTSWEVYAFAVAGGTALFLLENALQAGPLVASQPALTLGDATLSLLLGVTLYEEHVRTGWWLLPELLGLALITVGVFTLARIPLAESLVAPDQTSGAAPPQAGQTLP; encoded by the coding sequence GTGCAGGCACTCCTGGTGCCGGTGGGCTTCGCCCTCGCCTCGGCGCTCAGCAACGCCGTCGCCACCGTGCTGCAGCGCCAGGAAGCCCTCAAGGTGCCCAGCTCCAGCGGCTTCCGGCCGGGGCTGATGCTCGATCTGCTGCGCCGTCCCCTCTGGCTGGCCGGGATCGCCGCGGTCCTCGTGGCGGGGGTGTGCCAGGCGCTGGCGCTGAACACGGGACCGCTGGCGATCGTCCAGCCGCTGTTCGTCCTCGAACTGCCGCTCGCACTCATCGTCGCCTCGCTCGTGATGCGCAGTCATCTGCCCCCGGTCGGCTGGGGCGCCGTGGGCCTCGTCGTGGTGGGCCTGGGCATCGCCCTGGCCGCGGCGTCCCCCACCGGCAACCGCACACAGGTGCCCCTGGACCGCTGGCTGCCCGCGCTCGCCCTCTGCGGGGGAGCGGTCGTCACGCTCTCGGTCGTGGCGCTGAGACGGCCCGTGGGGCGCACCCGCGCCGCCCTGCTCGGCACGGCCACCGCCATCAGCTACTCCCTCACCGCGGCCCTCATGAAGTCGGCGACCCACATCCTCGAGGACGAGGGAGCCGCGGCCTTCTTCACCTCCTGGGAGGTGTACGCCTTCGCGGTCGCCGGCGGCACCGCGCTGTTCCTGTTGGAGAACGCCCTGCAGGCGGGCCCGCTGGTCGCCTCCCAGCCCGCGCTCACCCTCGGCGATGCCACCCTGAGCCTGCTGCTCGGCGTCACCCTGTACGAGGAGCACGTGCGCACCGGCTGGTGGCTGCTGCCGGAGTTGCTGGGGCTCGCGCTGATCACCGTCGGCGTGTTCACCCTCGCCCGGATCCCCCTCGCGGAGTCGTTGGTGGCCCCGGACCAGACCTCCGGTGCGGCCCCTCCCCAGGCCGGACAGACCCTGCCCTGA
- a CDS encoding PP2C family protein-serine/threonine phosphatase, producing the protein MSGRSLRTALRPPSPRRGWVWWLPLVAVAVDLAAEFAVRGREPVSFMLIAVPPLAAATRGPRGTALSAVVCLGLQMWMAARRPGHFDEQHHVAVYAATFVIGAASVALAWQRERTRQHLIRAHSVAEAMQRTLLRPVPARLGPVRAAGFYEAGEGGTLVGGDLYEVCETPFGVRAIIGDVRGKGLDAVQTVAAVLGSFRVSAHEWQSLGSLAERLELSIARNSPAGDEGDPELFVTALVMEFPPDGGEVRIADRGHPSPLVVGPQGARRLVTAPGLPLGLGTLADEGDDTTVHPLGPGEVLVAITDGVSEARNADGAFYPVLERLAERFGGERVPDPEAVVSFVRTDSERWSARSEDDDRAVLAVSLDGTEPRRRGDGGASARPGPCG; encoded by the coding sequence GTGTCCGGCCGGAGTCTCCGCACCGCGCTGCGGCCCCCGTCCCCCCGCCGCGGGTGGGTGTGGTGGCTGCCCCTGGTCGCGGTGGCCGTCGACCTGGCCGCGGAGTTCGCCGTCCGGGGCCGCGAACCGGTGAGCTTCATGCTCATCGCCGTACCGCCGCTGGCCGCGGCGACGCGCGGCCCGCGGGGCACGGCGCTGTCGGCCGTGGTGTGTCTGGGGCTGCAGATGTGGATGGCCGCACGCCGCCCCGGGCACTTCGACGAGCAGCACCATGTGGCCGTCTACGCCGCCACGTTCGTCATCGGCGCCGCCAGCGTCGCGCTGGCCTGGCAGCGGGAGCGGACCCGGCAGCATCTGATCCGCGCCCACTCGGTCGCGGAGGCGATGCAGCGGACCCTGCTGCGTCCCGTGCCGGCCCGGCTCGGGCCGGTGCGCGCGGCGGGGTTCTACGAGGCCGGGGAGGGCGGCACGCTCGTCGGCGGTGACCTGTACGAGGTGTGCGAGACGCCCTTCGGGGTGCGGGCGATCATCGGCGACGTCCGGGGCAAGGGACTGGACGCGGTCCAGACGGTCGCCGCCGTGCTGGGCAGCTTCCGGGTGTCAGCGCACGAGTGGCAGAGCCTGGGCAGTCTGGCGGAGAGGCTGGAGCTCAGCATCGCCCGCAACAGCCCGGCGGGCGACGAGGGCGACCCCGAGCTGTTCGTGACGGCGCTGGTGATGGAGTTCCCACCGGACGGCGGCGAGGTGCGGATCGCAGACCGCGGGCACCCGTCGCCGCTGGTGGTCGGCCCGCAGGGGGCACGGCGGCTGGTCACCGCGCCCGGGCTGCCGCTGGGCCTGGGCACGCTGGCGGATGAGGGCGACGACACGACGGTGCACCCGCTCGGGCCCGGGGAGGTGCTCGTCGCGATCACGGACGGGGTGAGCGAGGCACGGAACGCGGACGGCGCTTTCTACCCGGTGCTGGAGCGGCTCGCCGAGCGGTTCGGCGGTGAGCGCGTTCCGGACCCCGAGGCGGTCGTGTCGTTCGTGCGGACCGACTCGGAGCGCTGGTCGGCCCGGTCCGAGGACGACGACCGGGCCGTCCTCGCCGTGTCCCTGGACGGGACGGAGCCGCGGCGGCGGGGCGACGGGGGCGCCTCCGCCCGCCCGGGGCCGTGTGGTTAG
- a CDS encoding SpoIIE family protein phosphatase produces MATGPWDRLQGSHGLPTADADGTPGLPGGQDLWHSAAGVVVLDADLRYRYANPAFCRITGEAAAGVAGRLPSPAAEQYLGTPTGLPAEVLADGVPRTRVTGPGGRCHTTCLRLENEGTVTGLMCVVAESSAPRLEEELARADARLAAADEAVERIGTSLDEAATCRELAEFLGSWIAEAAAVELLPPPAKSGAPPRRRPSPAMMRRAAGSGAVELLADGDRLRPRAESAAARAVESGLPAAEYDAAARAAVLAVPLTGPPDGGGPGGTVLGLTLLARTGAAFTGHDITVARHAARRAAVGVVHARAFAAEQGKSVELQRALLTEPGKPHPNLRFATRYLPAGSSNIVGGDWFETVRLHYGRTLLVMGDVMGHGVEAAVEMNTYRAMLRDVAAADLPPHRVLRQLDIAISETMARPATCLLVRVDPARGLGSFASAGHLPPVVFTADGHAELVDVPAGPPLGTGVGGYELVTRSLTPDDTLLLYTDGLVERRGEDIDDSLRRLVRVRLPCTATVDEMVDSVVRELDAEHAEDDVALLAARIRPRRRHPAEEQPFLGGAR; encoded by the coding sequence GTGGCCACCGGCCCGTGGGACCGGCTCCAGGGCAGTCACGGCCTCCCCACCGCAGACGCCGACGGGACCCCCGGTCTGCCCGGGGGCCAGGACCTGTGGCACAGCGCGGCCGGGGTGGTGGTCCTGGACGCCGATCTGCGCTACCGCTACGCCAATCCGGCCTTCTGCCGGATCACCGGCGAGGCCGCGGCCGGTGTCGCCGGCCGGCTGCCGAGCCCCGCGGCGGAGCAGTACCTGGGCACCCCCACCGGACTGCCGGCCGAGGTGCTCGCCGACGGCGTCCCCCGCACCCGGGTCACCGGTCCCGGCGGGCGCTGCCACACCACCTGCCTCCGGCTGGAGAACGAGGGCACCGTCACCGGGCTGATGTGCGTGGTGGCCGAATCCTCCGCGCCCCGGCTCGAGGAGGAACTGGCCCGTGCGGACGCCCGGCTCGCCGCGGCGGACGAGGCCGTCGAGCGGATCGGCACCTCCCTCGACGAGGCCGCCACCTGCCGCGAACTGGCGGAGTTCCTGGGCTCGTGGATCGCGGAGGCCGCCGCCGTGGAGCTGCTCCCGCCGCCTGCGAAGAGCGGCGCGCCGCCGCGGCGGCGGCCCTCCCCTGCCATGATGCGCCGCGCCGCCGGGTCCGGGGCCGTGGAACTGCTCGCCGACGGCGACCGGCTCCGGCCGCGGGCGGAGTCCGCCGCCGCACGCGCCGTCGAGTCCGGGCTGCCGGCGGCGGAGTACGACGCCGCCGCGCGGGCCGCGGTCCTCGCCGTCCCGCTGACCGGGCCGCCGGACGGCGGCGGACCGGGCGGGACCGTCCTGGGCCTGACGCTGCTGGCCCGTACCGGCGCGGCGTTCACCGGCCACGACATCACCGTCGCCCGGCACGCGGCGCGGCGCGCGGCGGTAGGCGTCGTGCACGCGCGGGCGTTCGCCGCCGAGCAGGGGAAGTCCGTGGAGCTCCAGCGGGCCCTGCTGACCGAACCGGGCAAGCCGCACCCCAACCTGCGGTTCGCGACCCGCTATCTGCCGGCGGGCAGCAGCAACATCGTCGGCGGCGACTGGTTCGAGACCGTGCGCCTCCACTACGGCCGCACCCTCCTCGTCATGGGCGATGTCATGGGTCACGGTGTGGAGGCGGCCGTCGAGATGAACACGTACCGGGCGATGCTGCGCGACGTGGCCGCCGCCGATCTGCCGCCTCACCGGGTGCTGCGGCAGCTGGACATCGCCATATCCGAGACCATGGCCCGGCCGGCGACCTGCCTGCTGGTCCGGGTCGACCCGGCGCGCGGGCTGGGTTCCTTCGCGAGCGCCGGGCACCTGCCGCCCGTCGTGTTCACCGCCGACGGGCACGCCGAGCTCGTGGACGTACCCGCCGGGCCCCCGCTCGGCACCGGTGTGGGCGGCTACGAGCTGGTCACCCGGTCGCTGACGCCGGACGACACACTGCTGCTGTACACCGACGGCCTGGTCGAGCGGCGCGGCGAGGACATCGACGACTCGCTGCGGAGGCTGGTCCGGGTGCGGCTGCCGTGCACGGCCACGGTGGACGAGATGGTCGACTCGGTGGTCCGGGAGCTGGACGCCGAGCACGCGGAGGACGACGTGGCGCTGCTCGCGGCGCGTATCCGCCCGCGCCGTCGGCACCCGGCGGAGGAGCAGCCGTTCCTGGGCGGGGCGCGCTGA
- a CDS encoding FUSC family protein — translation MKSGAERTEILHRSLRVSLAASAGFYAFLYGLHDPELALYALFAPIALGLLSSIPGSGRQRAAVMLKALPVGLVLVALGTLLAVATWAAVLGMLVVGFLLAFAAIAGPRPAGAAPGLQLFYILACFPPYEPQTLWLRLAGLTFGVVVLALCELFLLPRQAGPTYRSTLAEAVATAGDTVAGRVSLSPEDLRAAGSRLRLSKIPPAERPAGPGRAVRGLSQAGSAARRLLEQLAHQTETGELRRLVRNGAEAGGPGAEHTDSASGSLLPRVAALCDETAAALRAGRPALGPQRMEQAIDAFQRTRLRQATGPAEGVPPVPVLRRQAALLAVAESVRILEISVRVGLDGRRTPPIEPRELFWYAEASTPQLWLRRVTGNMTLRSVQFQNAVRIALALAAARFVAGSLDLTHGFWVLLAVLTLSRTTVGQTWAAIREAVAGNLVGAVAAGALLIGLGQHTEAYAVLLAPGMLIAFAFGPLLGIAWAQGLFTLVVATAFAQIAPASWQLAEARIVDVVTGSAIGLLCAMLAWPAGARREVRRTMAGLLLECGPLIRGTVAVLTASPPGSAPPPPTLPALHRLRLAESAYDQFRSEPAGSAPVQTDWHGVLIAANQILLGAHWLPRFDLPAHALPPDAVDRARAGARALARCTDRLAALCTGERPPPDGTRPDRSPPPGPPLPALVDLNVWLRSLDAQLARIEAQLPDAVRRAAPGTSEPGAAGSVSGPGGSGR, via the coding sequence GTGAAGAGCGGGGCGGAACGGACGGAGATCCTCCATCGGTCGCTGCGGGTGTCCCTCGCCGCGTCCGCGGGCTTCTACGCGTTCCTTTACGGGCTCCACGATCCGGAGCTGGCGCTGTACGCGCTGTTCGCGCCGATCGCCCTCGGTCTGCTGTCCTCGATCCCCGGGTCCGGGCGGCAGCGGGCCGCGGTGATGCTGAAGGCGCTGCCGGTGGGCCTGGTGCTGGTGGCACTGGGAACCTTGCTGGCGGTGGCGACCTGGGCGGCGGTGCTCGGAATGCTCGTCGTGGGCTTCCTCCTCGCCTTCGCGGCGATCGCGGGGCCGCGGCCGGCGGGCGCCGCGCCGGGACTCCAGCTCTTCTACATCCTGGCCTGCTTCCCGCCGTACGAGCCGCAGACCCTGTGGCTGCGGCTCGCCGGACTCACCTTCGGAGTGGTGGTGCTGGCGCTGTGCGAGCTGTTCCTGCTGCCTCGGCAGGCGGGCCCGACGTACCGGTCGACCCTGGCGGAGGCCGTGGCCACGGCCGGCGACACCGTGGCCGGACGCGTCAGCCTCTCCCCCGAGGACCTGCGGGCGGCCGGCTCGCGCCTGCGGCTGTCGAAGATCCCGCCCGCGGAACGCCCGGCGGGCCCGGGCCGTGCGGTGCGCGGACTGTCCCAGGCCGGGTCAGCCGCCCGGCGGCTGCTGGAGCAACTGGCCCATCAGACCGAGACCGGCGAACTGCGCCGGCTCGTCCGGAACGGTGCCGAGGCCGGTGGGCCCGGCGCGGAACACACCGACTCGGCGTCCGGGTCGCTGCTGCCGCGGGTGGCGGCCCTGTGCGACGAGACCGCCGCGGCCCTGCGGGCGGGGCGGCCCGCCCTCGGCCCGCAGCGGATGGAGCAGGCGATCGACGCCTTCCAGCGGACGCGCCTCCGGCAGGCGACGGGGCCGGCGGAGGGGGTGCCCCCGGTGCCGGTGCTGCGCCGGCAGGCGGCGCTGCTGGCCGTCGCCGAGTCGGTGCGGATCCTGGAGATCTCCGTACGGGTCGGCCTCGACGGGCGGCGCACTCCGCCGATCGAGCCCCGGGAGCTGTTCTGGTACGCCGAGGCCTCCACCCCCCAGCTGTGGCTCCGCCGGGTCACCGGCAACATGACGCTCCGCTCGGTGCAGTTCCAGAACGCGGTACGGATCGCGCTGGCCCTCGCGGCCGCCCGGTTCGTCGCGGGTTCGCTGGACCTGACCCACGGCTTCTGGGTGCTGCTGGCGGTACTGACGCTGAGCCGGACCACCGTCGGCCAGACCTGGGCGGCCATCCGCGAGGCGGTCGCCGGCAACCTGGTGGGGGCCGTCGCGGCGGGCGCCCTGCTCATCGGCCTGGGACAGCACACCGAGGCGTACGCCGTGCTCCTCGCGCCGGGCATGCTGATCGCGTTCGCGTTCGGGCCGCTGCTGGGCATCGCCTGGGCACAGGGGCTGTTCACGCTGGTGGTGGCCACCGCGTTCGCCCAGATCGCACCGGCGTCCTGGCAGCTGGCCGAGGCGCGGATCGTGGACGTGGTGACCGGGAGCGCCATCGGTCTGCTGTGCGCGATGCTCGCCTGGCCCGCCGGCGCCCGGCGGGAGGTGCGCAGGACCATGGCGGGGCTGCTGCTGGAGTGCGGACCGCTGATCAGGGGCACCGTCGCCGTTCTGACGGCCTCGCCGCCGGGCTCGGCCCCTCCCCCGCCGACGCTCCCCGCGTTGCACCGGCTGCGCCTCGCCGAGTCCGCCTACGACCAGTTCCGCAGTGAGCCGGCGGGCAGCGCGCCCGTCCAGACCGACTGGCACGGCGTGCTGATCGCGGCCAACCAGATCCTCCTCGGCGCCCACTGGCTGCCGCGGTTCGACCTGCCCGCGCACGCCCTGCCCCCGGACGCCGTCGACCGGGCACGTGCCGGCGCCCGGGCGCTGGCGCGGTGCACCGACCGGCTCGCCGCCCTGTGCACCGGTGAGCGGCCACCGCCCGACGGGACCCGGCCGGACCGCTCCCCGCCCCCGGGGCCGCCCCTGCCGGCACTGGTCGACCTCAACGTGTGGTTGCGCAGCCTCGACGCCCAGCTCGCCCGGATCGAGGCCCAGCTGCCCGACGCGGTCCGCCGGGCGGCACCCGGCACGTCCGAGCCGGGTGCCGCGGGCTCCGTGTCCGGTCCCGGCGGATCCGGAAGGTAG
- a CDS encoding DUF6777 domain-containing protein has translation MSAQPPSGRPAGPPSGPLSGGEATPPPPPPAPPVGGPSGPAGGGPGGPGPWWRSVPRIAVLTAAVVVAAALVVVLTRPGGTGGTGTEIQLQAAAATGPDPFTRSTAKVPGTPQPRAKLPASPASPSPAGAHVTRGVDGATPGLYGGTEKTASCDTEQQIRFLADQPDRNRAFASALGLAPAAVPAYLRSLTPVTLRMDTRVTNHGFTDGAAHPYQAVLQTGTAVLVDDRGVPRVRCACGNPLLPPVFVRGPAERRGDAWPGYNPAETVAVTPAPRPVEVFVVYDPAEHDYFARERGDDGAKDKPAPPPRDPSTPVLVPPEEATASPSDEASGSPERESPGSGDTSPPGPATDGTDTPGPRSPGEETSPGRPPEETTVSEPPAEPPTGPAPEEPPAPPPVAPETVPENPPPTTGPPPQDQEPVPPSLPDAVVPPAGTPTSPAPAP, from the coding sequence GTGAGCGCGCAACCGCCGTCGGGGCGACCCGCAGGACCTCCCTCCGGCCCGCTCTCGGGCGGGGAGGCGACTCCGCCACCGCCTCCGCCCGCGCCCCCGGTCGGCGGACCGTCAGGCCCCGCGGGCGGCGGTCCGGGCGGTCCGGGCCCCTGGTGGCGCTCGGTTCCGAGGATCGCCGTGCTCACCGCGGCCGTCGTCGTGGCCGCCGCGCTCGTCGTCGTCCTCACCCGGCCCGGCGGTACGGGCGGGACCGGCACCGAGATCCAGCTGCAGGCCGCGGCCGCGACCGGCCCCGACCCCTTCACCCGGTCGACGGCGAAGGTCCCCGGGACCCCGCAGCCGCGTGCCAAACTGCCCGCCTCCCCGGCGAGCCCGTCCCCGGCCGGCGCCCACGTCACCCGGGGAGTGGACGGTGCGACGCCGGGCCTCTACGGCGGCACGGAGAAGACCGCCAGCTGCGACACCGAGCAGCAGATCCGGTTCCTCGCCGACCAGCCGGACCGGAACCGGGCCTTCGCCTCGGCCCTCGGGCTCGCGCCGGCCGCGGTCCCCGCGTACCTGCGCTCCCTGACCCCCGTGACCCTGCGGATGGACACCAGGGTCACCAACCACGGTTTCACGGACGGCGCGGCCCACCCCTACCAGGCCGTCCTGCAGACCGGCACCGCCGTTCTCGTCGACGACCGCGGCGTGCCCCGCGTGCGCTGCGCCTGCGGCAACCCGCTGCTGCCGCCGGTCTTCGTCCGCGGCCCCGCGGAGCGCAGGGGCGACGCCTGGCCCGGCTACAACCCGGCCGAGACCGTGGCCGTCACCCCGGCGCCGAGGCCCGTCGAGGTCTTCGTCGTGTACGACCCCGCGGAGCACGACTACTTCGCCCGCGAGAGGGGCGACGACGGGGCGAAGGACAAACCGGCCCCACCGCCGCGGGACCCGTCGACCCCGGTTCTCGTCCCGCCCGAGGAGGCGACCGCCAGCCCGTCCGACGAGGCCTCCGGGAGCCCGGAGCGCGAGAGCCCCGGATCGGGCGACACGTCGCCGCCCGGCCCGGCCACCGACGGCACCGACACGCCCGGCCCGCGCAGCCCGGGGGAGGAGACCTCGCCGGGCCGCCCCCCGGAGGAGACCACCGTCAGCGAGCCGCCCGCGGAGCCGCCCACCGGCCCCGCGCCCGAGGAACCGCCCGCACCGCCACCGGTGGCGCCGGAGACCGTCCCCGAGAACCCGCCACCGACCACGGGGCCTCCGCCCCAGGACCAGGAGCCCGTCCCGCCGTCACTGCCGGACGCCGTCGTCCCGCCCGCCGGCACACCGACGTCTCCGGCCCCGGCACCCTGA
- a CDS encoding streptophobe family protein: protein MSQQPPTPRRGGAHGLRDWRDALVAVVAGFAAMLVVAAAGLWAAGATDLPESAFPQVVAAVVVLAAGGEVTLAGDAGFVAQSQAELAVMPLSVSLVGALVTATAFLRPLRHRAVAGTRELLGRFARLAVLWLAALAGLTALARKTFRIPLAEDSPLSDIGEFLDAAPRLGFRAELGTTLLYGLLWLIGVTALALIVSRRAPLPPRLVPFQEAVRPAAYAMVWLLLAYVVVGLCAGIVVAVTQGHPGRTFAVILLGLPNLAWPALTLGLGATWEGKVEGPFGLPMPQVLDTVLRGEDLSTLNVATLAEQDGRAWWLVVLAAVLVPAAAFLVAARSPARTRPWQHALRMGVALALTVLFVCLTGRVAARYGLSLLGVGDLGGLGGEVSLQPRLWAAVGIGLGWGLVAGLLGSLLAAPVRRRGEVDG, encoded by the coding sequence GTGAGCCAGCAGCCCCCCACCCCCCGGCGCGGCGGCGCGCACGGCCTGCGCGACTGGCGCGACGCGCTGGTGGCGGTCGTGGCGGGCTTCGCCGCGATGCTCGTCGTGGCCGCCGCGGGACTGTGGGCGGCGGGCGCGACGGACCTCCCCGAGAGTGCGTTCCCGCAGGTCGTGGCAGCGGTGGTGGTCCTGGCGGCCGGCGGTGAGGTGACGCTCGCCGGGGACGCGGGGTTCGTGGCGCAGTCCCAGGCCGAACTCGCGGTGATGCCGCTGTCGGTGAGCCTCGTGGGGGCCCTGGTGACCGCGACGGCGTTCCTGCGTCCGCTGCGGCACCGCGCCGTGGCCGGGACCCGCGAACTGCTCGGCCGGTTCGCCCGGCTGGCGGTCCTGTGGCTGGCGGCACTCGCCGGCCTCACCGCCCTGGCGCGTAAGACGTTCCGGATCCCGCTCGCGGAGGACTCCCCGCTGTCCGACATCGGCGAGTTCCTGGACGCAGCCCCCCGGCTCGGCTTCCGCGCGGAGCTCGGGACCACCCTGCTGTACGGGCTGCTGTGGCTGATCGGGGTGACCGCCCTGGCCCTGATCGTGTCGCGCCGGGCTCCGCTGCCCCCGCGGCTGGTGCCCTTCCAGGAGGCGGTGCGTCCCGCTGCGTACGCGATGGTGTGGCTGCTGCTCGCGTACGTGGTCGTCGGGCTGTGCGCCGGCATCGTGGTCGCGGTGACCCAGGGGCACCCCGGGCGTACCTTCGCGGTGATCCTGCTCGGTCTGCCCAACCTCGCCTGGCCCGCGCTCACCCTCGGTCTCGGCGCCACCTGGGAGGGCAAGGTCGAGGGGCCGTTCGGACTGCCGATGCCGCAGGTGCTGGACACGGTGCTGCGCGGCGAGGACCTCTCGACGCTGAACGTGGCCACGCTGGCCGAGCAGGACGGGCGGGCGTGGTGGCTGGTGGTCCTCGCGGCGGTGCTGGTGCCCGCCGCGGCCTTCCTCGTGGCGGCGCGCTCCCCGGCACGGACCAGGCCCTGGCAGCACGCCCTGCGGATGGGCGTGGCCCTGGCCCTCACGGTGCTCTTCGTGTGTCTCACCGGCCGGGTCGCCGCGCGCTACGGCCTCTCGCTGCTCGGCGTCGGCGACCTCGGAGGGCTGGGCGGGGAGGTGTCGCTGCAGCCCCGGCTGTGGGCGGCGGTCGGCATCGGCCTCGGCTGGGGCCTCGTCGCCGGGCTGCTCGGCTCCCTGCTGGCGGCACCGGTACGGCGCCGTGGCGAGGTGGACGGCTGA
- a CDS encoding MurR/RpiR family transcriptional regulator codes for MPSDQRARAQASAITPGRRTPDAEPAPVERVRALFGGHRLSPGQRRIAQYITDNLTEAAFLSITDLAERVGVSQPSVTRFASSVGFSGYPALREALQPIALSAVAGSPETGESGRNELQTAVDAEIANLESLRRRFADTGQVLEVGRELAHSVPLTILGLRISTSLAEYFAYAARRIHPDVRLVSRGGSVAYDALLQSREAGGTWVLAFAMPRHAKETLSAVRAARRTGLRTALITDLTLGPLVDEVDVALTAGTGSRLVFDSYSAPGVLSAAILQAMADADPERTQRRLERYEHAAEQHDFFLED; via the coding sequence GTGCCATCAGATCAGCGGGCGCGCGCGCAGGCGTCTGCGATCACGCCGGGAAGACGGACTCCGGACGCGGAGCCGGCTCCTGTGGAGCGGGTCCGTGCGCTGTTCGGCGGACACCGGTTGTCACCCGGGCAGCGGCGTATCGCGCAGTACATCACGGACAACCTCACCGAAGCGGCCTTCCTGTCGATCACCGATCTCGCGGAGCGCGTGGGTGTCAGCCAGCCCTCGGTGACGCGCTTCGCGTCGTCGGTGGGCTTCAGCGGCTACCCGGCGCTGCGCGAGGCGTTGCAGCCCATCGCGCTCAGTGCGGTCGCCGGTTCCCCGGAGACGGGCGAGAGCGGGCGCAACGAACTGCAGACGGCGGTCGACGCCGAGATCGCGAACCTCGAGAGCCTGCGTCGCAGGTTCGCCGACACCGGCCAGGTGCTCGAGGTGGGCCGAGAGCTGGCGCACTCGGTGCCGCTGACGATCCTCGGGCTGCGGATCTCCACCTCGCTCGCCGAGTACTTCGCCTACGCGGCCCGGCGGATCCACCCGGACGTCCGGCTGGTCTCGCGGGGCGGGAGCGTGGCCTACGACGCGCTGCTGCAGTCGCGCGAGGCGGGCGGGACCTGGGTGCTGGCCTTCGCGATGCCCCGGCACGCCAAGGAGACCCTGTCGGCGGTGCGCGCCGCACGCCGTACGGGTCTGCGGACCGCCCTCATCACGGACCTCACGCTGGGGCCGCTCGTGGACGAGGTCGACGTGGCCCTCACCGCCGGCACCGGCTCGCGACTCGTCTTCGACTCCTACTCGGCGCCCGGTGTGCTGTCGGCGGCGATCCTCCAGGCGATGGCGGACGCGGACCCCGAACGCACGCAGCGGCGGCTTGAGCGGTACGAGCACGCCGCCGAACAGCACGACTTCTTCCTCGAGGACTGA